One window from the genome of Salvelinus namaycush isolate Seneca chromosome 19, SaNama_1.0, whole genome shotgun sequence encodes:
- the LOC120064080 gene encoding ganglioside-induced differentiation-associated protein 2-like, translating to MDPLGARSQFVEVQTLSTWERQPDPEGEKEYNVSQQAFLSPFPYREDINRKIVLYNGDVALLNCTAIVNTSNETLTDKNPISESIHTYAGPELRDEMLKLKGCRTGEAKMTKGFNLAARFIIHTVGPKYKTKYRTAAENSLYNCYRNVMQLAKEQAMASVAVCVVSTTKRGYPLEDATHIALRTVRRFLEKYGESIETVVFAVTDMDEPTYRKLLLLYYPRSEEEERASLPLIPADIGNSEGEPVVPERQIRITEKPGCLEVDSEAETLDSDLGQVGTHAFSRMEGDVDKQRKLILQGQLSDETMQKQHQRNYNRWLCRARAEDLSDIAALKALYQTGVDMCGRTVMVLVGRNIPVNLIDMEKALLYFIHVMDHITVKEYVMVYFHTLTGEHNHLDSEFLKKLNEIVDTKFKNNLSAFYFVHPSFRSKVSTWFFTTFSVSGMKQKVHHVETLQQLFTCILPEQIDIPPFVLEYDARV from the exons ATGGATCCTCTGGGAGCACGCTCTCAGTTTGTGGAGGTCCAGACTCTGTCCACCTGGGAGCGGCAGCCGGACCCTGAGGGAGAGAAGGAGTACAACGTCAGCCAGCAGGCCTTCCTATCCCCCTTCCCCTACAGAGAGGACATCAACAGGAAAATAGTGCTCTA TAATGGCGATGTTGCCCTGCTGAACTGCACAGCGATCGTCAACACGAGTAATGAGACTCTGACGGACAAGAACCCTATCTCTGAGAGCATCCACACTTACGCTGGGCCTGAACTTCGAGACGAGATGCTAAAACTGAAAG GATGTCGGACAGGCGAGGCAAAGATGACCAAAGGCTTTAACCTGGCGGCGCGCTTTATCATCCACACGGTGGGCCCCAAGTACAAAACCAAGTACAGGACGGCTGCTGAGAACTCTCTGTACAACTGCTATAGGAACGTCATGCAGCTCGCCAA AGAGCAGGCTATGGCGTCTGTGGCCGTCTGTGTGGTCAGCACAACTAAGAGAGGATACCCACTGGAGGATGCCACACACATTGCCCTCA gaaCGGTCCGCAGGTTTCTGGAGAAATATGGAGAGAGCATAGAGACAGTGGTGTTCGCCGTGACAGACATGGATGAG CCCACATACAGGAAACTGCTGCTTCTCTACTACCCTCGTTCTGAGGAAGAGGAGCGTGCCAGCCTGCCCCTAATCCCGGCTGACATCGGGAACTCAGAAGGCGAGCCTGTAGTCCCAGAGAGACAGATCCGCATCACCGAGAAACCAGGCTGTCTGGAAG tTGACTCTGAGGCGGAGACTCTAGACTCAGACCTGGGCCAGGTGGGGACTCATGCTTTTTCCCGGATGGAGGGAGACGTGGACAAACAGCGCAAACTAATCCTGCAGGGCCAgctgtctgatgaaaccatgcAGAAACAGCACCAGAGAAA TTATAACCGCTGGTTATGTCGAGCCAGAGCAGAGGACTTGTCTGACATAGCAGCACTGAAAGCCTTATATCAAACTG GTGTTGACATGTGTGGCAGGACAGTGATGGTTCTTGTGGGCAGAAATATTCCTGTCAACCTAATCGACATGGAAAAG GCCCTGCTGTACTTTATCCATGTCATGGACCACATCACAGTGAAGGAGTATGTGATGGTTTACTTTCACACTCTGACCGGAGAACACAACCATCTGGACTCTGAATTCCTTAAGAAGCTCAACGAGATTGTAGACACCAA GTTTAAGAATAACTTGAGTGCTTTCTACTTTGTACACCCCTCTTTTCGCTCCAAG GTGTCCACCTGGTTCTTCACTACGTTCAGTGTGTCAGGGATGAAGCAGAAGGTCCATCATGTAGAGACCCTCCAGCAGCTGTTCACCTGTATCCTGCCTGAACAGATAGACATCCCTCCCTTTGTCCTGGAGTACGATGCACGG